In a genomic window of Micromonospora cremea:
- a CDS encoding acetylornithine transaminase translates to MSTLVQRWSQSMMDNYGTPPMALVSGAGAVVVDDAGREYLDLVGGIAVNALGHAHPAVVAAVSKQVATLGHVSNLYVAEPPVALAELLLALAGRPGRVFFANSGAEANEAAFKLSRRTGRSHVVATRGGFHGRTMGALALTGQPAKADPFRPLPGEVTHVEYGDVAALEAAVTDATAMVILEPIQGENGVVVPPAGYLAAARRITAGHGALLVLDEVQTGIGRTGHWFAHQAEGVEPDVVTLAKGLGGGLPLGATLAFGRAADLLTPGSHGTTFGGNPVSCAAALAVVATIANEGLLDHVKRVGERLRRGIEALDHPLVAGVRGAGLLLGVALTAPVASVLTEALREAGFLVNPVQPGVVRLAPPLILTAAQADAFLAALPAALAAAAPAAAGSASPAGKAPLQGSESSKISTPITTTTGTTA, encoded by the coding sequence ATGAGCACCCTGGTGCAGCGCTGGAGCCAGTCCATGATGGACAACTACGGCACGCCGCCGATGGCGCTGGTCTCCGGCGCCGGCGCTGTCGTGGTCGACGACGCCGGCCGCGAATACCTGGACCTGGTGGGCGGGATCGCGGTGAACGCCCTCGGGCACGCCCACCCGGCCGTGGTGGCCGCCGTCTCGAAGCAGGTCGCCACCCTCGGGCACGTCTCCAACCTCTACGTGGCCGAGCCGCCGGTCGCGCTGGCCGAGCTGCTGCTGGCGCTCGCCGGCCGGCCCGGCCGGGTCTTCTTCGCCAACTCCGGCGCGGAGGCGAACGAGGCGGCGTTCAAGCTCTCCCGGCGGACCGGCCGCAGCCACGTGGTGGCCACCCGGGGCGGGTTCCACGGCCGCACCATGGGGGCTCTCGCGCTGACCGGCCAGCCGGCCAAGGCCGACCCGTTCCGCCCGCTGCCCGGCGAGGTGACCCACGTCGAATACGGCGACGTCGCCGCCCTGGAGGCCGCGGTCACCGACGCCACCGCCATGGTGATCCTGGAGCCGATCCAGGGCGAGAACGGCGTGGTCGTACCGCCGGCCGGCTACCTCGCCGCCGCCCGGCGGATCACCGCCGGGCACGGGGCGCTGCTGGTGCTCGACGAGGTGCAGACCGGTATCGGCCGTACCGGGCACTGGTTCGCCCACCAGGCCGAGGGCGTCGAGCCGGACGTGGTCACCCTGGCCAAGGGGTTGGGCGGTGGGCTGCCGCTCGGCGCCACGCTGGCCTTCGGCCGGGCCGCCGACCTGCTCACCCCCGGCTCGCACGGCACCACCTTCGGCGGCAACCCGGTCAGTTGCGCCGCCGCGCTCGCCGTGGTGGCGACCATCGCCAACGAGGGGCTGCTCGATCACGTGAAGCGGGTCGGCGAGCGGCTGCGCCGCGGGATCGAGGCCCTGGATCACCCGCTGGTCGCCGGGGTTCGCGGCGCCGGTCTGCTGCTCGGCGTGGCGCTCACCGCGCCGGTGGCGTCGGTGCTCACCGAGGCGCTGCGCGAGGCCGGTTTCCTGGTCAACCCGGTGCAGCCGGGCGTGGTCCGGCTGGCCCCGCCACTGATCCTCACCGCCGCCCAGGCGGACGCCTTCCTCGCCGCGCTACCCGCCGCCCTGGCCGCCGCGGCGCCCGCAGCTGCCGGCAGCGCAAGTCCTGCAGGGAAAGCGCCCCTCCAGGGGTCGGAATCCTCGAAGATCTCGACGCCGATCACGACCACGACGGGGACGACCGCATGA
- the argB gene encoding acetylglutamate kinase: MSLSTDLTRAQVKAETLIEALPWLARFSGSTVVVKYGGNAMTDPELQRAFAADMVFLRYAGLKPVVVHGGGPQISAMLGRLGITSEFRGGLRVTTAEAMDVVRMVLVGQVGRELVGLINSHGPFAVGLSGEDARLFTAVRRPAFVDGLPVDVGQVGDVESVDVSAVTDLITAGRIPVISTVAPDADGVLHNLNADTAAAALAVALHARKLVVLTDVAGLYADWPDTTSLVSEIAADDLATLLPSLESGMVPKMEACLRAVRGGVPAAHVVDGRVAHSTLLEVFTSEGFGTMVVSARSASASPAVANEEGAVAS, translated from the coding sequence ATGAGCCTCAGCACCGACCTCACCCGCGCCCAGGTCAAGGCAGAGACGCTGATCGAGGCGCTGCCCTGGCTGGCGCGCTTCTCCGGCTCCACGGTGGTCGTCAAGTACGGCGGCAACGCCATGACCGACCCCGAGTTGCAGCGGGCGTTCGCCGCCGACATGGTCTTCCTGCGGTACGCCGGGCTCAAGCCGGTGGTGGTGCACGGCGGCGGCCCGCAGATCTCCGCCATGCTGGGCCGGCTCGGCATCACCAGTGAGTTCCGTGGCGGCCTGCGGGTGACCACCGCCGAGGCGATGGACGTGGTCCGGATGGTGCTGGTCGGTCAGGTCGGCCGGGAACTGGTCGGGCTGATCAACTCGCACGGACCGTTCGCCGTCGGCCTCTCCGGCGAGGACGCCCGGCTGTTCACCGCGGTGCGCCGCCCAGCGTTCGTGGACGGGCTGCCGGTCGACGTCGGCCAGGTCGGCGACGTCGAGTCGGTGGACGTCTCGGCGGTGACCGACCTGATCACGGCCGGCCGGATCCCGGTGATCTCCACGGTCGCGCCGGACGCCGACGGGGTGCTGCACAACCTCAACGCGGACACCGCCGCCGCCGCGCTGGCCGTCGCGTTGCACGCCCGCAAGCTGGTCGTGCTCACCGACGTGGCCGGCCTGTACGCCGACTGGCCCGACACCACCAGCCTGGTCTCCGAGATCGCCGCGGACGACCTCGCCACGCTGCTGCCCAGCCTGGAGTCGGGGATGGTGCCGAAGATGGAGGCCTGCCTGCGGGCGGTGCGCGGGGGAGTCCCCGCCGCGCACGTCGTCGACGGTCGGGTGGCGCACTCCACGCTGCTCGAGGTGTTCACCTCGGAAGGGTTCGGAACGATGGTCGTGAGCGCGAGGAGTGCGTCCGCGAGCCCCGCGGTCGCGAACGAGGAAGGCGCGGTTGCGTCATGA